From the genome of Streptomyces sp. NBC_01341, one region includes:
- a CDS encoding flavin reductase family protein codes for MSATTLLTESGAPSAGTMGGRDREAPSGGARRAPEAAGSVMSRDIPADEFRAAMASLAAPVTVVTCYDDTGSPRGLTASAVSSLSLDPPLLLVCLDRGSRTHDVLTGAAAFTVHLLGPENEALAKKFAGPTGQRFEDVSLATGPVSRHAPQLADSALRLTCARHDVIEAGDHTILVGRVAVADCLGRPAGGLVWHHRGFAHARPAEAR; via the coding sequence ATGAGTGCCACGACTCTGCTCACGGAATCCGGCGCACCGTCCGCCGGCACGATGGGCGGCCGGGACCGCGAGGCACCGTCCGGCGGTGCCCGCCGGGCCCCCGAGGCGGCCGGTTCGGTCATGTCCCGCGACATCCCGGCCGACGAGTTCCGCGCGGCCATGGCCTCACTCGCCGCCCCGGTCACCGTCGTGACGTGCTACGACGACACGGGCAGCCCGCGGGGCCTGACGGCCAGTGCGGTGTCCTCATTGTCGCTGGACCCGCCGCTCCTGCTGGTCTGCCTGGACCGGGGCTCGCGCACCCACGACGTGCTGACCGGTGCGGCCGCCTTCACGGTCCATCTGCTCGGCCCGGAGAACGAGGCCCTGGCGAAGAAGTTCGCCGGCCCCACCGGACAGCGCTTCGAGGACGTCTCGCTCGCCACCGGGCCCGTCTCCCGCCATGCCCCGCAACTTGCCGACAGCGCACTGCGGTTGACGTGCGCGCGGCACGACGTGATCGAGGCGGGCGATCACACGATCCTGGTCGGCCGGGTCGCGGTCGCCGACTGCCTGGGCCGCCCGGCCGGTGGCCTGGTCTGGCACCACAGGGGCTTCGCCCACGCGCGGCCGGCGGAGGCACGCTGA
- a CDS encoding PrpF domain-containing protein, with protein MNVSLAKAHGAPCPTVVLDGRVFPESEPELLDALAGLRADLSGQGAGDVLKNAIVRPSRHPLFDLDYRFVQSLPQSHDSFDLRGSCGHSILAAVEAAARTGMIQPLVPGCRVRVNVLNNGDNVVCETEETSDGGTRFTAHFLCSPPLRLPELLMTGEPVTHVPFEGRSVPVSLVSMGNPYAFVDASHLGVGGPDALFADDPRLFTAMTRLRVAVCESQGWDTFGAFPKIAALLPQDGGGLFVRAVSVPSWHPTVALTGAICLGAAAGIVGSVPWSLAGTSAQDPDALLSVRTPGGCVRVAAHSTLGPDDVRRLAWVSVAEKQVDYRGLLPRSRSVTPRTGSVAGDRTPVLATSDHSSEETPWVPLTA; from the coding sequence ATGAACGTCTCCCTGGCCAAGGCGCACGGCGCGCCCTGCCCCACCGTCGTCCTGGACGGCCGTGTGTTCCCGGAGTCCGAGCCCGAACTGCTGGACGCGCTGGCCGGCCTACGGGCGGACCTGAGCGGGCAGGGCGCGGGCGACGTGCTGAAGAACGCGATCGTACGGCCCTCCCGCCACCCGTTGTTCGACCTCGACTACCGGTTCGTGCAGTCCCTCCCGCAGAGCCACGACAGCTTCGACCTACGCGGCTCCTGCGGTCACTCGATCCTGGCCGCCGTCGAGGCGGCGGCGCGCACCGGCATGATCCAGCCGCTCGTGCCGGGCTGCCGGGTCCGGGTCAACGTCCTGAACAACGGCGACAACGTGGTGTGCGAGACGGAGGAGACCTCCGACGGCGGCACCCGGTTCACCGCCCACTTCCTGTGCTCTCCACCCCTGAGGCTGCCCGAACTGCTGATGACGGGCGAGCCGGTCACGCACGTCCCCTTCGAAGGCCGTTCCGTTCCCGTGTCACTGGTGTCGATGGGCAACCCGTACGCCTTCGTCGACGCCTCCCACCTCGGGGTCGGCGGACCCGACGCGCTCTTCGCGGACGATCCGAGACTGTTCACCGCCATGACGCGGCTGCGGGTCGCGGTCTGCGAGTCGCAGGGGTGGGACACCTTCGGAGCCTTCCCGAAGATCGCCGCTCTGTTGCCGCAGGACGGCGGCGGACTGTTCGTACGGGCCGTGTCGGTCCCCTCGTGGCATCCCACGGTCGCCCTGACCGGTGCGATCTGCCTGGGTGCGGCCGCCGGGATCGTGGGCTCGGTGCCCTGGTCACTGGCCGGGACGTCGGCGCAGGACCCCGACGCCCTGCTGTCGGTGCGCACCCCCGGCGGGTGCGTGCGGGTCGCCGCCCACTCGACGCTCGGCCCCGACGACGTGCGCAGGCTCGCCTGGGTGTCGGTGGCCGAGAAGCAGGTCGACTACCGGGGGCTGCTGCCGCGTTCGCGGTCCGTCACCCCACGGACCGGCTCCGTCGCCGGGGACCGCACTCCCGTGCTCGCCACGTCCGACCACTCATCCGAGGAGACACCGTGGGTTCCGCTGACAGCCTGA
- a CDS encoding type VII secretion system-associated protein, translating into MTDPGADGPASPAPPAEFVRAARLAPDHWLYLSDPAWQGEGTPPDWAVVGQWRSDSAGEIVEWEDNEGYRPSPEARGWPEPADDVDRAVQRATTGYGPAEGVTAALAGAEVAVLVTADGEPVSASAPDGTAVVPVYTSPRYLTAAGLGYVTLLVADLLARMPPGHSLCLNSSAPVGMVLATDGLAEALREAAAPPGGDGPGDTAGARPAPPS; encoded by the coding sequence ATGACTGACCCCGGCGCCGACGGCCCCGCCTCTCCCGCACCGCCCGCGGAGTTCGTCCGGGCGGCCAGGCTCGCACCCGACCACTGGCTCTACCTCAGCGATCCCGCATGGCAGGGGGAGGGAACGCCGCCGGACTGGGCCGTGGTGGGGCAGTGGCGCTCCGACTCCGCGGGGGAGATCGTCGAATGGGAGGACAACGAGGGCTACCGGCCGTCGCCCGAGGCGCGGGGATGGCCCGAGCCCGCCGACGACGTGGACCGCGCCGTCCAGCGCGCCACCACCGGGTACGGCCCCGCCGAGGGGGTCACCGCCGCCCTGGCCGGTGCCGAGGTCGCGGTCCTGGTCACCGCGGACGGTGAGCCGGTGAGCGCCTCGGCCCCCGACGGCACCGCGGTCGTCCCGGTCTACACCTCCCCGCGCTACCTCACGGCCGCCGGACTGGGATACGTGACGCTGCTGGTCGCGGACCTGCTCGCCCGCATGCCTCCGGGTCACAGCCTGTGCCTCAACAGCTCGGCCCCCGTCGGCATGGTGCTGGCCACGGACGGACTCGCGGAGGCGCTGCGGGAGGCAGCGGCACCACCGGGCGGGGACGGGCCGGGAGACACGGCGGGGGCACGGCCGGCGCCGCCGTCCTGA
- a CDS encoding dihydroorotase yields the protein MEPLNTASSRMSTTSRHTSAPEADLVVQGGLLVTPEGVREGAVVLRDGRVDSLVAPGDPLPPGPRLDAAGRYVLPGLIDSHVHFRTPGLEHKETWENGSRAALAGGVTTVMDMPNTRPPSLDTASLRAKAALIAGRSYVDHRFHMGADPDHPEVLAGLDPAVATSAKAFMAGHHTAPVVFREAHQLEAAFAAAARGGVRLVLHAEDQHVFDLLDSRGGDPESYDAYEPHRPRSGAIVAVAKVVHLARTYGTKVHVLHVSSAEETDMLAAAAGEGLPISFEVTGHHLSFTDHDTARRGPRTRLSPAIRAPRDRERLWQAVLSGEAATIGSDHAPHTVEEKNRPPAEAPPGLPGVQELAVSVWTGMLARGIQADAAAAHLARLMGSGPADLFGLAGKGRLAVGADADLALLDPDARWQLSAKHVQSLCGWSAYEGWMFTGRFTTVVTGGRIAWDLARGTVGEPLGRWLPGPERPRPAAVPPAVAEREPELEGASR from the coding sequence GTGGAACCGTTGAACACCGCCTCGTCCCGTATGTCCACGACCTCCCGTCACACCTCCGCCCCGGAGGCGGACCTGGTGGTGCAGGGGGGCCTGCTCGTCACCCCCGAGGGGGTCCGCGAGGGTGCCGTCGTCCTCCGCGACGGCCGCGTCGACTCCCTCGTCGCCCCCGGCGACCCGCTGCCCCCGGGGCCGCGCCTGGACGCCGCCGGCCGGTACGTCCTGCCGGGCCTCATCGACTCGCACGTGCACTTCCGCACTCCGGGTCTCGAACACAAGGAGACGTGGGAGAACGGCAGCCGTGCAGCTCTCGCGGGCGGCGTCACCACGGTGATGGACATGCCCAACACCCGCCCGCCGTCCCTCGACACGGCCTCCCTGCGGGCCAAGGCCGCCCTGATCGCCGGTCGGTCCTACGTGGACCACCGCTTCCACATGGGGGCCGACCCGGACCACCCGGAGGTCCTCGCCGGCCTGGACCCGGCGGTGGCGACCTCGGCGAAGGCCTTCATGGCCGGGCACCACACCGCGCCCGTGGTCTTCCGCGAGGCGCACCAGTTGGAGGCGGCCTTCGCGGCCGCCGCGCGCGGCGGCGTACGCCTCGTGCTGCACGCCGAGGACCAGCACGTCTTCGACCTGCTGGACTCCCGCGGCGGGGACCCCGAATCCTACGACGCGTACGAGCCGCACCGCCCACGCTCCGGGGCGATCGTGGCCGTCGCCAAGGTCGTGCACCTGGCCCGCACGTACGGCACCAAGGTGCACGTGCTGCACGTGTCGTCGGCGGAGGAGACCGACATGCTTGCGGCCGCGGCGGGCGAGGGGCTGCCGATCTCCTTCGAAGTCACCGGCCACCACCTGTCGTTCACCGACCACGACACCGCCCGGCGCGGACCGCGCACCCGGCTGTCCCCCGCCATCCGTGCCCCGCGCGACCGGGAACGCCTGTGGCAGGCGGTGCTCAGCGGCGAGGCCGCCACCATCGGCAGCGACCACGCCCCGCACACCGTCGAGGAGAAGAACCGTCCGCCGGCCGAGGCACCGCCCGGTCTGCCGGGCGTGCAGGAGCTCGCCGTGTCCGTGTGGACGGGCATGCTCGCCCGGGGCATCCAGGCCGACGCGGCGGCCGCGCACCTGGCCCGCCTGATGGGCTCGGGGCCGGCGGACCTGTTCGGGCTGGCGGGCAAGGGCCGTCTCGCGGTCGGCGCGGACGCCGACCTCGCGCTCCTCGATCCGGACGCGCGCTGGCAGCTGTCCGCGAAGCACGTGCAGTCCCTGTGCGGCTGGTCGGCGTACGAGGGCTGGATGTTCACCGGGCGGTTCACGACGGTGGTGACCGGCGGCCGCATCGCCTGGGACCTGGCCCGGGGGACGGTGGGTGAACCGCTCGGCCGATGGCTGCCGGGACCGGAGCGGCCTCGGCCCGCGGCGGTGCCGCCCGCCGTGGCGGAGCGCGAGCCGGAGCTGGAAGGGGCGTCCCGATGA
- a CDS encoding acyl-CoA dehydrogenase family protein has product MGSADSLTAVRGSTVPPALPDTYADPFVEAGTARGHAFRTTPLLPSPEVLSRLSACAEAADLSGEPDREAVAVLRESGLLALVVPTSHGGAGADAVALNSCVEHVASVNASAAIMLFQHCAVTSRIVENGTPAQHREVLPRLADGRWLAASAWSESGAGAAKKNLSTRAHRTTGGDWLLDGAKSFTTSAGLADVYLVLAQSQEESAPSASAQDTGYGAAGQTFFLIPGDHAGLLPDTSMRLAGMRGSATGFVSVRECRVPDTARLGATGVAASIIARVRDSGATLGAVAVGIAQAALDAAHEHAARRGLYAHQAVRHRLVDLTTQVETARAVVERAGRRTSADPGLTTLHSKLAASATAERVVADVAQFLGSAGYVETHPINRFGRDARAVALMGPTNDLCKELVSLPWNR; this is encoded by the coding sequence GTGGGTTCCGCTGACAGCCTGACCGCCGTGCGCGGGAGCACCGTGCCCCCCGCGCTCCCCGACACGTACGCCGACCCGTTCGTGGAGGCCGGCACCGCCCGGGGCCACGCCTTCCGTACCACCCCCCTCCTCCCTTCGCCCGAGGTGCTGAGCCGTCTGTCCGCGTGTGCCGAGGCGGCCGACCTCAGCGGGGAGCCCGACCGGGAGGCCGTCGCCGTGCTGCGCGAGAGCGGCCTGCTGGCGCTCGTCGTCCCCACGTCCCACGGCGGTGCCGGAGCGGACGCGGTGGCGCTCAACTCCTGTGTCGAACACGTCGCGTCGGTGAACGCCTCCGCCGCGATCATGCTCTTCCAGCACTGCGCCGTCACCAGCCGGATCGTGGAGAACGGCACCCCCGCCCAGCACCGCGAAGTCCTGCCCAGGCTGGCCGACGGCCGGTGGCTGGCGGCTTCCGCCTGGTCGGAGAGCGGAGCCGGTGCCGCCAAGAAGAACCTCTCGACCAGAGCCCACCGCACCACCGGCGGCGACTGGCTGCTCGACGGCGCCAAGTCCTTCACCACGAGCGCGGGGCTGGCCGACGTCTATCTGGTCCTGGCCCAGTCGCAGGAGGAATCCGCACCGTCCGCCTCGGCGCAGGACACCGGGTACGGCGCCGCCGGGCAGACGTTCTTCCTGATCCCCGGCGACCATGCGGGCCTGCTGCCCGACACCTCGATGCGGCTGGCCGGGATGCGCGGCTCCGCCACGGGGTTCGTGTCGGTGCGGGAGTGCCGCGTCCCCGACACCGCACGGCTGGGCGCGACGGGCGTCGCCGCGTCCATCATCGCCCGGGTCCGGGACAGCGGCGCGACGCTCGGCGCGGTCGCCGTCGGGATCGCCCAGGCGGCGCTCGACGCCGCGCACGAGCACGCGGCGCGGCGCGGGCTCTACGCCCACCAGGCGGTGCGCCACCGGCTGGTGGACCTGACGACCCAGGTCGAGACCGCCCGCGCGGTGGTGGAACGCGCCGGCCGCCGCACCTCGGCCGACCCCGGCCTGACCACCCTGCACTCCAAGCTGGCGGCCTCCGCGACGGCCGAGCGGGTCGTGGCGGACGTGGCGCAGTTCCTCGGCTCGGCGGGCTACGTCGAGACGCACCCGATCAACCGGTTCGGGCGCGACGCCCGTGCCGTCGCCCTGATGGGACCGACCAACGACCTCTGCAAGGAATTGGTGAGTCTGCCGTGGAACCGTTGA